One genomic segment of Suncus etruscus isolate mSunEtr1 chromosome 15, mSunEtr1.pri.cur, whole genome shotgun sequence includes these proteins:
- the SAMD1 gene encoding LOW QUALITY PROTEIN: sterile alpha motif domain-containing protein 1 (The sequence of the model RefSeq protein was modified relative to this genomic sequence to represent the inferred CDS: inserted 1 base in 1 codon), translating into MAGPPALXPPETAATAATAAGATAAAAASSSSSSSSSAASPHYQEWILDTIDSLRSRKARPDLERICRMVRRRHGPEPERTRAELEKLIQQRAVLRVSYKGSISYRNAARVQPPRRGATPPAPPRAPRGAPNAAHAAPPPAPAPPPPPAPAAAASARAPRTAAATAPPSPGPAPPGPRAQRAAPLAAPPPASAQPPPPPAPPAGPRRAPPAASAVAAAAAREPPALPPPSPAPPQQHPPPPAPSPAPPLQPPPPEGGAARAGGPARPVSLREVVRYLGGSGGPGGRLTRGRVQGLLDEEAAAAATRGRLERTRLGALAPPRGDRPGRAPPASSARAARSKRNEEPVLEKDDEDDDEDDEDEDDDVSEASEVAESDRPAGPPPQLHHQLNGEPGGGAPSAKERVKEWPPAGSHPSPDEGRGPAPGPRQIFMGMNKEGGSGCATPGPDCPSPVPLPPGKPALPGTDGIPFGCPSGRKEKPADPVEWTVMDVVEYFTEAGFPEQATAFQEQEIDGKSLLLMQRTDVLTGLSIRLGPALKIYEHHIKVLQQGHFEDDDPDSFLG; encoded by the exons ATGGCGGGGCCCCCGGCCC CCCCGCCGGAGACGGCGGCCACCGCCGCCACGGCCGCCGGCGccacggccgccgccgccgcctcgtcctcgtcgtcgtcgtcgtcgtccgcCGCGTCCCCGCACTACCAGGAGTGGATCCTGGACACCATCGACTCGCTGCGCTCGCGCAAGGCGCGGCCCGACCTGGAGCGCATCTGCCGGATGGTGCGGCGGCGGCACGGGCCGGAGCCGGAGCGCACGCGCGCCGAGCTCGAGAAACTGATCCAGCAGCGCGCCGTGCTCCGGGTCAGCTACAAGGGGAGCATCTCGTACCGCAACGCGGCGCGCGTCCAGCCGCCCCGCCGCGGAGCCACCCCGCCGGCCCCGCCGCGCGCCCCGCGCGGGGCCCCCAACGCCGCCCACGCCGCGCCGCCGCCCGCgcccgccccgccgccgccgcccgcgcccgccgccgccgcctcggcCCGGGCGCCCCGCACGGCCGCCGCCACAGCGCCCCCTTCGCCCGGCCCCGCGCCGCCGGGCCCCCGCGCGCAGCGGGCCGCGCCCCTGGCCGCGCCGCCGCCCGCGTCcgcgcagccgccgccgccgccggcgcCCCCGGCCGGCCCGCGCCGCGCCCCGCCGGCCGCGTCcgccgtcgccgccgccgccgcccgggaGCCGCCGGCGCTGCCGCCACCCTCGCCGGCGCCGCCGCAGCAGCAcccgccgccgcccgcgcccTCGCCCGCGCCGCCgctgcagccgccgccgccggagGGGGGCGCGGCGCGCGCCGGCGGCCCGGCGCGGCCCGTGAGCCTGCGGGAAGTCGTGCGCTACCTCGGGGGCAGCGGCGGGCCCGGCGGCAGGCTCACCCGCGGCCGCGTGCAGGGGCTGCTGGACGAGGAGGCGGCCGCGGCGGCGACGCGGGGCCGCCTGGAGCGCACCCGCCTCGGAGCGCTCGCGCCGCCCCGCGGGGACAGGCCCGGACGAGCGCCGCCGGCCAGCAGCGCCCGCGCGGCGCGGAGCAAG AGAAACGAAGAGCCCGTGCTTGAGAAAGACGACGAGGACGACGACGAGGACGATGAAGACGAAGACGACGACGTGTCCGAGGCCTCCGAGGTGGCCGAGAGCGACAGGCCGGCCGGGCCGCCACCGCAGCTTCACCACCAGCTCAACGGCGAGCCCGGCGGTGGTGCCCCGAGCGCCAAGGAGCGGGTCAAAGAGTGGCCGCCCGCGGGGTCCCACCCGAGCCCGGACGAGGGGCGTGGGCCGGCGCCAGGCCCTCGCCAGATCTTCATGGGGATGAACAAGGAGGGGGGATCAG GCTGCGCCACCCCTGGACCTGACTGTCCTTCCCCTGTGCCTTTGCCTCCGGGAAAACCAGCCCTTCCCGGGACTGATGGGATCCCATTTGGCTGCCC GTCGGGGCGCAAGGAGAAGCCGGCGGACCCCGTGGAGTGGACAGTGATGGACGTGGTGGAATATTTCACCGAGGCCGGCTTTCCTGAGCAGGCCACTGCGTTTCAGGAGCAG GAGATCGACGGGAAGTCGCTGCTACTTATGCAACGCACCGACGTGCTCACTGGCCTGTCCATCCGCCTGGGTCCGGCCCTGAAGATCTATGAGCACCACATCAAGGTGCTCCAGCAAGGCCACTTCGAAGATGATGACCCCGACAGCTTTCTGGGCTGA